From the Saccharomycodes ludwigii strain NBRC 1722 chromosome I, whole genome shotgun sequence genome, one window contains:
- the FCY1 gene encoding cytosine deaminase (similar to Saccharomyces cerevisiae YPR062W | FCY1 | FluoroCYtosine resistance) — MSSTNDTTAYSKVDELGMKIAYEEALAGYKENGVPIGGCLINHKTGQIISKGHNMRFQKNSPTLHGEISTLENAGRLPGKIYKDCTMYTTLSPCDMCTGAIIMYGIPRCVIGENENFLGGESYLSQRGVELKVVDHDGCKEIMNRFIKERPHDWFEDIGE, encoded by the coding sequence AGGTATGAAAATAGCATATGAAGAAGCCCTAGCTGGCTACAAGGAGAATGGTGTGCCAATTGGTGGATGTTTAATTAATCATAAAACTGGTCAAATTATCAGTAAAGGTCATAATATGagatttcaaaaaaattcacCAACTTTACATGGTGAAATTTCAACTTTAGAAAATGCTGGTCGATTACCTGGCAAGATTTATAAGGATTGCACAATGTATACCACCTTAAGTCCATGCGATATGTGCACTGGTGCTATAATTATGTACGGAATTCCACGTTGTGTTATTggtgaaaatgaaaacttCCTCGGTGGTGAATCTTATTTAAGTCAAAGAGGTGTTGAATTAAAAGTGGTTGATCATGATGGCTGTAAAGAGATAATGAATAGGTTTATCAAAGAGAGACCACATGATTGGTTTGAAGATATTGGTGAATGA
- a CDS encoding uncharacterized protein (similar to Saccharomyces cerevisiae YPR063C | ER-localized protein of unknown function), with product MSTTANTNNNNKYINDSLAVQYRHRPAKKLDINPSQGLLTNSLPMAAMFMRNKFLAWFSLFTTWHYFLTTPSISTKDTKNPQDATSFKLVASIVSIVVCYMDMLFIPKGSGNAKQPDVAVGSK from the coding sequence ATGTCGACTACTGCCaacaccaataataataataaatacatCAATGATAGCTTGGCTGTGCAATACAGACACAGACCAGCAAAGAAGTTGGATATAAATCCAAGTCAAGGTTTATTAACAAATAGTTTGCCAATGGCTGCAATGTTTATGCGTAATAAGTTTCTAGCTTGGTTTTCCTTGTTCACTACATggcattattttttaaccaCTCCAAGTATTAGTACTAAAGATACTAAAAATCCACAAGACGCTACTAGTTTTAAGTTAGTTGCTAGTATTGTTTCCATTGTTGTTTGTTACATGGACATGTTGTTCATTCCAAAGGGTAGTGGTAATGCCAAACAACCTGATGTCGCTGTTGGATCTAAATAG